One genomic window of Glycine max cultivar Williams 82 chromosome 16, Glycine_max_v4.0, whole genome shotgun sequence includes the following:
- the LOC100500066 gene encoding translocon-associated protein subunit beta-like precursor → MADPIAKALIAFALLASLLLCSHASSDVPFIVAHKKASLNRLKSGAERVSVTIDIFNQGTSTAYDVSLSDDSWPSDAFDVISGSTSKSWERLDAGGILSHTFELEAKSKGVFAGEPAVIKFRVPTKSALQEAYSTPILPLDVLSDRPPEKKFEWAKRLLAKYGSLISVISIMVLFVYLVASPSKSSAKGSKKKR, encoded by the exons ATGGCGGATCCAATCGCGAAGGCTCTGATCGCGTTTGCGCTCTTAGCTTCCCTCTTGCTGTGTTCGCACGCTTCCTCCGACGTTCCCTTCATCGTTGCTCACAAGAAGGCCTCCCTCAACAGACTCAAGTCCGGCGCCGAAAGGGTCTCCGTCACCATCGACATCTTCAACCAAGGAACCTC gacgGCCTATGATGTAAGCTTATCAGACGATAGCTGGCCAAGTGATGCTTTTGATGTAATCAGCGGTAGCACTTCAAAGTCATGGGAAAGGCTTGATGC TGGTGGCATCCTTTCTCACACATTTGAGCTGGAGGCAAAATCAAAGGGAGTATTTGCCGGTGAACCAGCTGTCATAAAGTTCCGTGTTCCCACAAAGTCTGCTTTGCAG gAGGCATATTCAACTCCCATATTGCCTTTGGACGTTCTTTCTGATAGACCTCCTGAGAAGAAGTTTGAATGG GCTAAG AGGTTGCTGGCTAAGTATGGATCTCTAATCTCAGTGATCTCCATCATGGTCCTGTTCGTATACTTGGTAGCTTCACCATCAAAATCCAGTGCAAAGGGAAGCAAGAAGAAGCGTTAA
- the COL16 gene encoding zinc finger protein CONSTANS-LIKE 15, translated as MLPCDYCHSKPAILFCRPDSAKLCLLCDQHVHAANALSLKHVRFQICDSCKTDTAVLRCSTDNLVLCHHCDVETHGAAASSHHQRHRLHGLSGCPSVTEIVSALCLDFRAQDPVVPTAASGGRDEVYEQVLEIARQRNDDLGAEQLKFDESPINDVVVVDEMLMQQTPFTSLLMLPNSESEFDSRKSNDNNGYGTEAGDLLWNYNPAYQPPQVWDFQLQKSRDCHEPRVVTFDGLEVPKLFQDEHNMKYSTIGDDIDILSRNNQSDQSSSSHAKKKEENNKKAKGGLSSESKLFESIPYNGTNNVVVMEHLVGGNENVGTLTARVSLEELAKNRGDAMLRYKEKKKTRRYDKHIRYESRKARADTRKRVRGRFVKASDVQA; from the exons ATGTTGCCATGCGATTACTGCCATTCCAAACCCGCCATACTCTTCTGCAGACCAGATTCCGCTAAACTATGCTTGCTATGCGACCAGCACGTGCACGCCGCCAACGCCCTCTCCCTCAAGCACGTGCGCTTCCAGATTTGCGACTCCTGCAAGACCGACACCGCTGTCCTCCGCTGCTCCACCGACAACCTCGTCCTCTGCCACCACTGCGATGTGGAAACCCACGGTGCTGCCGCTTCCTCCCACCACCAACGTCACCGCCTCCACGGCCTCTCCGGCTGCCCCTCCGTCACGGAGATCGTCTCCGCGCTGTGCCTCGATTTCCGGGCCCAGGATCCCGTGGTCCCCACCGCCGCCTCCGGCGGTCGCGATGAGGTGTACGAGCAGGTGCTGGAAATCGCGCGGCAGAGGAACGACGACCTCGGCGCCGAACAACTCAAGTTCGACGAATCCCCCATAAACGACGTCGTTGTTGTTGACGAGATGCTGATGCAGCAAACGCCGTTCACGTCTTTGCTTATGTTGCCAAATTCCGAATCTGAATTCGACTCCCGAAAAAGTAACGATAACAACGGTTACGGAACCGAGGCAGGGGATCTTCTCTGGAATTATAACCCCGCGTATCAGCCTCCTCAG GTGTGGGATTTTCAGTtacaaaaatcaagagattgcCATGAACCAAGAGTTGTAACATTTGATGGTCTAGAAGTTCCAAAATTATTTCAGGATGAGCACAATATGAAGTACTCAACAATTGGTGATGACATTGATATTCTATCAAGAAAT AATCAATCGGATCAGTCATCATCAAGCCatgcaaagaagaaagaagagaacaaCAAAAAAGCTAAAGGTGGGTTATCATCAGAGTCCAAACTGTTTGAATCCATACCGTACAATGGCACCAACAATGTCGTAGTCATGGAGCATCTTGTTGGTGGGAATGAAAATGTTGGCACCTTAACAGCCAGGGTTAGTTTGGAAGAGTTGGCTAAGAATAGAGGGGATGCCATGTTGCGTtacaaggagaagaagaaaactcGAAG GTACGATAAGCACATTCGCTATGAATCAAGGAAGGCCAGGGCTGATACTAGAAAAAGGGTGAGAGGGAGATTTGTGAAGGCAAGTGATGTTCAAGCGTGA